The Candidatus Zixiibacteriota bacterium genome includes the window CCGTCGTACCTGCACAACAACTTTCAGTTTCACCTGCGTAATTATTTCAAGGCGTTCATCGAAACAACCAAGAACTACGTGCACCCGCGCGGGCCGGTGTTCATGGTGGAGTTGGACTACGAAACCTCGTTCGGCCGCATGCTCAACCCCGACAGCGCCGATTACAACCAGGACGTAGTGGCGGAATACTACCCTGAGTTCCTGCGCGAGAGATACCAGGATATCAAGAAGCTGAACGCGCTCTATCGCGAGAAGCACGATGACTTCGACACCGTCGAGCCGCCGCGCAAGTTCGACGATCTCGATATGAAAACCTACCCCAAGGCGCTGGACTGGTTCCGTTTCCGTGAATTCATGCTCAACGAGTACCTGAGAGTGCTCGAAGATACTTTTGCGTCGTACACGGTCGAGCCGCTGCTCTTCCGTTCGCTCTATTTTAAGCCGGGCGATTTGCTGCCGGCGTTTAACCTCGTGCCGGAAGATCGCTCGCCGTTTCTGGGGGCGAATATCTTCCCCGAGGGGAGCTACTTCGATCTGGCCAACAAAGCCCGTTTCCTGCGCGCGGAGTACGGTTTCGCGTTCGCTACGTCGTTTTCTTCCGGTGCGGCTGCGGCCGATCCGAAGCGGGAGGAGGAAATCGCTCCGATCGGCTCAAACGTACGTCGCTTCTACATGGCTGCAGGTATCGCCGCGGGTCTCAAAGGCATGAATCACTACATGTTTGTCGATCGTGACTACTGGTACTGCGCACCGCTCAGGCGCGACGGCACGGTCACGGAGGCATACGACGTAGTAAAGAACTTCAATGAGGGGATCGAGACGGTTGAATTCGATGATCTTGCACCGGCGTCGTCAATCGCAATTATCGGACAGCGCCTGCTCTACTGGATGCGTGAGACCGGTTCCAAAAAGGAGTTCGAGTATCTGCCGCGCCTGCTCAACGACACCACCACCGGCTTCTGCCGCGACCTGACACGGCTGCGGCTCGACTACGGCATCCGCGAGAACCGCGACTACGGCACGATGAAGCAGTACCGGACCATCTTTGTGCCGTCGTGCGAGGTCATGGCCGAAAGGGACCAGGAGGCGATTGTCGAGCTGGCCAAGGCCGGTGTCACTATTATCATGTGCGGCCTCATGCCCAGGTACGACGAGGAGTTCCACGAGTGCCAGATACTGGCCAAGCACTTCAGGATTCACACCACCCTGGATCACCGCGTGGCGAGCATCTCGCACAAGGGCGGCGAATTCGTGGCCTCCACCTACGGCACCATTCGCACCACCGATGATCGGGTCCGTAAACTGGCCAAGAGCGACGGAAAGGTTGTGGGTGTCTGCAGCACACGGTTCAAGGGTAATCTGTATTTTCTCACTTTCGACATGGCCTCGGGCGGCGATCACAACAAGCTGGCCTTCGTGGCGTCGATCATGGAAGCCGCCGGCAATAAAGCCTCGGTGTACTGCAGCGATCCATCGGTGAATATCACCGTCCAAATCGGTCCCAAGAAGGGACTGTTGATTGTTGTCGCTCCGCCGCCCGGTGAGCTTTCCGACGGCCTTGAGGCGTCGCACAAGGATGTTATCATACAGGTTGATTTGCGCCAGGCCGGCTTCAGCGCGGCCACTGTCAAGCTGACAAACATCCTGCAGAGCGCAGAAACTGTCGTGCCGATCAAGACGACCGCCAAGGAGCTCAAAACCGGTTTGGTGCTGCCCATACAGTTCCCGGACGGGATGGTCTTCCGCCTGGAGAAGGCCTGATCTGCGCGGATACTTTCGACGAATACGCTATGAAGCGCAGTCTTCACACCGCCACCCATATCGCTGTCGCGGTGATGTATCTTGCCGCGACGCTTCTGATTTGGGCGTGCGACGGAGTCAGTGTCACCCACTATTACACGCGCGGGATGGTCGTGACTGTATCGCCGCCGGCGTCGGAGATCGGCCGCCACGTTATAGAGGGGGGCGGCAACGCTTTTGACGCTGCCGTTGCGGTCGGTTTCGCGCTGGCGGTTACGTATCCACAGGCGGGAAATATCGGCGGGGGCGGATTTGCGACCATCCGCCACGGTGCGAGCGGCGAGATCGCGGTGCTCGATTTCAGGGAGACCGCGCCTGCCGGCGCCACGCGCGAAATGTTTCTCGACAGCACGGGAGAAGTAGTTGAGGGTCGCTCTACTCGCGGCGCCCTGGCGGCCGGAGTGCCCGGCACGGTGGCAGGGCTTTACGCGCTCTGGGAGAAGTACGGCACGATGAAGTGGTCGGATCTGGTGGGAGCGGCGGCTCGTTTGGCCGACACCGGATTCACGGTGGACAGTATCCTTGCGACAGATTTTGTCCGACACCGCGATCGACTGAGCGTATTCGCCACCACGCGGCAATTGTACTTGCCGAACGGAGTTACACCGTCGGCCGGGGGGCGCTGGCAGCAGCCGGAGCTTGCCCATTCCCTGTACGCGATCGCTGAGGAAGGCCCAGCCGCTTTTTACACCGGCGTGATTGCTGACAGCATAGTCAGCTGTATGTCCCAGTACGGCGGGCTTATCTCGTACTCGGATCTGGAGCGGTACCGTCCGGTGTGGCGGGAGCCGTTGCACTACAGGTTTGATTCGCTCGACATCTACAGCGTTCCGCCGCCCAGTTCGGGCGGGGTCATTGTGGGCCAGATACTCAAGCTGCTCGAACCGTTTGAATTCTCAAAGTTCTCGCCCAACTCCCCGGATTACATTCACTTGTTCTGCGAGGCCTCCCGTCTCGCCTTCGCCGACCGCTCCGAGCATCTTGGCGACCCGGCGTTTTTCGACGTTCCCGCGAGTCTGCTTGACTCTGCCTATCTGGATGTACGCCGCGCGCTCATCTCGCGTGATCACGCCAGTGCGTCGGAAGATATCGGAGCGGGCAATCCGCGGAAGTATGAATCCGGGCAGACCACCCACTATTCGATTTGCGACAGTGAAGGCAACATGGTGGCGGTGACGACGACCATCAATGAGAGTTTCGGTTCCGGTCTGGTGGTGGTGGGGGGCGGTTTTCTGCTCAATAACGAGATGGATGACTTTGCCATCAAGCCCGGCTATGCCAATGTCTACGGATTGGTGGGCAACGAGGCCAACGCCGTCGCCCCGGGCAAGCGGATGCTTTCGTCGATGTCGCCAACGCTGGTTATGAGGAACGACCGTCCCTTTTTGATTCTGGGCTCGCCGGGTGGCTCGAAGATCATCACCACGGTGGCCCAGGCGATCATTAACTTTACGCGGTTTAATCTACCGCTCAAGGAGACGGTCCGGCGGCCGCGGTTCCACCATCAGTGGCTTCCCGACGAGGTTTATCTCGAACAGGGCGGGTACGACGTGGCCACTATCCAGCGGTTGATCCGCTACGGGCACCAGGTCCGGGAGGGGAGTCCGTACGGGGACCTGAAGGCGATCTATATCGGCCCGACCGGCATGATGACCGGCGTGTCAGACTGGCGCTGCGGCGGCCTGGCCGCCGGCTGTAAAGAGCCGATAGTGAAATGACCCGTGGGACGGCTTGCGCCGCCCCGCTTCTGCTGTATATTCCCTCGCGCTGTGAGTAATAGACTTCTTGACGACCTCAACGACCGCCAGCGCGAGGCGGTTACTTTGACAGGTGCAACACGGAGCTGCATTTGCGGACGAAAGGTGCTTACGGAGCTCCAAAATAACTCAAAATGTGATTGCGCCCATAATTGCGACAACTATCTTCCTACTTAGAGCGAGCCGTGGTAGTGAAGGGCAAGTATGAAAGTCGTTAACGTATCTTCAGTGCCACAACGGAGTCCATTTCGCTATCCCGGTGGAAAGACGTGGCTTGTACCAGTCATTCGTAATTGGTTACGGGCTCGCGGTAGTGCTGCGATAGAGTTGGTTGAGCCATTTGCGGGCGGAGGAATTGTCAGTCTCACTGCTGTTTGTGAGAATCTTGTCGGAACAGCGACAATGGTGGAGCTTGATTCAGACGTCGCCGCGGTGTGGGGCACTATACTTAACGGAGAGGGTGCTTGGTTGACGCGGCAAATATCACGGCTTTCTATTACGGCTGACACGGTTGAAGGCCTCACCCGTGTTCGCGCCGGAGCGAGTCTAAGGCGAACGGCGTTAGCAACTCTCGTGAGAAACCGGATTAATCGGGGCGGTATCTTGGCACCGGGCGCTGGAAAGGTCAAGAGTGGGGAAAACGGTAAGGGGCTCACAAGTCGATGGTATCCCGAAACGCTGCGCAAGCGGATACTATCAATTATGGAGGTAAGAGATAGGCTTCACTTCATTTATGGGGATGGGATCGAAGTCTTGCGGCAGTATTCGAAGCTTCGAAACAAGATGTTTTTTATTGATCCTCCTTATACTGTAGCGGGACGCAGATTGTACACGCACTCAGAGATAGACCATAACTATCTGTTCGACTTAGCGGACAATCTATCAGGCGATTTCCTTATGACGTACGACAATTGTAGCAGGATTCTGCGGAGAGCGAGGAATCATGGATTTGAGGTCGAAGAGATACCCATGAAGAGTACTCATCATTCGACTAAAATCGAACTACTTATCGGACGTGATTTGGGATGGTTAAGAGGGGTCAACAAGCTTGGCTCTGATTCTGCGTTCAAACTCATCTAGATTGACAGGTGTGCCACCAGTAAGGCCATCCACGGCTCTCTCCAAAGTGGTAAAGCGGACGAACGCAGGTACTAACTTGGCAGTGCCCTTGGACTCTTCGAATTCTACTACGAACCAGGCTATGTCACAGTTGGAGATATCAGCCACCTCGTCCATCCGCCCGAGTGCTGCAAAGAATCGTGTGTCGACGACTACAACCATTTTCTTTCCCCACCTGCGAAGAGTAGGGACTTTGATCTGCAGTTGAGGCATCAAGCGCTTCGGTCCGCTGCTCCTATAGTCGGGGCGTCTCTTTGCAATAGGAAATGGCAGGCCGGGCCCAGAGTAATCCTGCAGAACGCGAAACTCCTTCCTCATTGACTCACCGGAAAAGTAAACTGCTTGTATCTCCAACGCGCACCAGTCAAAGCTGTGTTCACCCTGGCTGACTAGCACGCAGTCTATCCGCCCCACGCTTTCTCCCGGCACATCTTCTGGATGCCCAGGTTGCTCTAAGAAACCGACTTCGCCGGCTATAGAAGGTCGCTTACGGCGGAGTACAACTTCGCCCACCCACTCAAATATCGTGCCGGATTCGTAGAATCGGTTTGGGCACGTTGCGCGTAGGCTTCCGTCATCGCCAGGTATACGATGGCTCGTCGCTGAGTCTTGGCTTCCTGCATACAACCGCAGCGAGCATACCCCGCCCTCCTTGTTGCACATTCGGGGCTCGCGAAATGGGCACGGCTGTGGCGGGCGCTTGTGCTTGGGGAGACCTTGAAGATTAGCCAACAAGGCAAGCTCTTCAGCCGTCAAACAGTCGGCGAGTCTGCCATACCATTCGCCAATCCCGTATCGGCGGTTTTCATTGTTAGATTTCCTGCCTCGTCGTGGCAATGTCACTCCTAATCCATAATGCCAGCAGTTAGGACTTAATCTGCGTTACAACAGGCAGCAAGTCCACACATTTTTTGGCTACTACTTGTGTGGCTCCCCACGATTGCTATATTCGAAAGCCCTATGAACCGACTTCTTGACGACCTCAACGACCGCCAGCGCGAGGCGGTTACCACTACCGACGGCCCCCTTTTGGTTATCGCCGGCGCCGGCTCCGGCAAGACCCGGGTACTCACGCGACGGCTGGCATATATACTGACTCAGCGGCTTGCCGAGCCGCACCAGGTCATGGCAGTCACTTTTACCAACAAGGCCGCCGGGGAGATGAAAGAACGGGTCACCCGGCTTATGGGTGCCGGAATCGAGCGGATGAACGTCTCGACCTTCCATTCGTTCTGCGTGCGCATCCTGCGCCGTGAGGCCGAACGGATCGGCTACAAGAGCAGCTTCACGATTTTCGACCAGGACGATTCGCTCTCGCTCCTGAAGAAGTGTGTCAAGGAACTCGGCTTCTCGGAAAACCAGTTTCCAGTCAAAGGCCAGTTGCGTAAGATCTCCGACGCCAAGAACAAGCTCACCAGCGCCGAAGAGTACATGCGCTCGGCGTCAGGGTATTTTCAGACCCGTACCGCCGAGCTGTACCTGCTTTATCAGAGCCGCCTCCGCCAGTGCGAGGCGATGGACTTCGACGATCTGCTGTTCAATACTGTCTGGCTTCTGCAAAGCGATCCCACCCTCGCGCGCCGCTACAAGCAGCGGTTTATGTACCTCATGGTTGATGAGTACCAGGATACGAATCACATTCAGTACCTGCTGCTGAAATACCTGCTTGACGAACATCAGAATCTGTGCGTGGTCGGCGATGAGGACCAGTCTATTTACGGCTGGCGCGGCGCCGATATCCGCAACATTCTCGAGTTCGAGCAGGACTTCCCCGGCGCGAAGATTATCAAGCTGGAGCAGAACTACCGCTCCACGCAGGTGATTCTCGATGCCGCCTCGTCGGTAATCAAAAACAACTCCATGCGCAAGGGGAAGACGCTCTGGACCGACTACCACGGCGGCGAGAAACTGGAACTGCTGCGGGTGGATAAGGCCGAGGACGAGGCCATTGCTGTAATCGATCGGGTGACCACCTCGCGAGCGCGGTATGATCTCAAAGACATGGTGGTGCTGTATCGCACCAACGCGCAGTCGCGCGCTTTCGAGGAGGAACTCCGGCGACGGAACATCCCCTACCAGATAGTCGGCGGCGTTTCGTTCTATCAGCGTAAAGAGATCAAGGATCTGGTGGCGTATCTCAAGCTGATCGCCAACCCGTCCGATGATGTCGCGTTCGAGCGGATAATCAACTATCCACGGCGTGGGATAGGCCAGAAGACGATCGATCAGATCAACCAGTTGGCTCGGAGTCAATCGAAGAGCTACTATGAGATCGCCCGCACGCACAGATCCGACGGTGAGCTGTCATCGAAATCAAACCGACTCAGCTCGTTTGTGGAGTTGGTCGAGAAGTATCGCGCTGTCAAGGATACCACG containing:
- a CDS encoding NotI family restriction endonuclease — protein: MTLPRRGRKSNNENRRYGIGEWYGRLADCLTAEELALLANLQGLPKHKRPPQPCPFREPRMCNKEGGVCSLRLYAGSQDSATSHRIPGDDGSLRATCPNRFYESGTIFEWVGEVVLRRKRPSIAGEVGFLEQPGHPEDVPGESVGRIDCVLVSQGEHSFDWCALEIQAVYFSGESMRKEFRVLQDYSGPGLPFPIAKRRPDYRSSGPKRLMPQLQIKVPTLRRWGKKMVVVVDTRFFAALGRMDEVADISNCDIAWFVVEFEESKGTAKLVPAFVRFTTLERAVDGLTGGTPVNLDEFERRIRAKLVDPS
- a CDS encoding DNA adenine methylase, producing the protein MKVVNVSSVPQRSPFRYPGGKTWLVPVIRNWLRARGSAAIELVEPFAGGGIVSLTAVCENLVGTATMVELDSDVAAVWGTILNGEGAWLTRQISRLSITADTVEGLTRVRAGASLRRTALATLVRNRINRGGILAPGAGKVKSGENGKGLTSRWYPETLRKRILSIMEVRDRLHFIYGDGIEVLRQYSKLRNKMFFIDPPYTVAGRRLYTHSEIDHNYLFDLADNLSGDFLMTYDNCSRILRRARNHGFEVEEIPMKSTHHSTKIELLIGRDLGWLRGVNKLGSDSAFKLI
- a CDS encoding beta-galactosidase — translated: MLGVIGNRFSIGKETYPPFSAELHYFRIDKRYWSICFERIRRAGFRIISTAVPWNVHQDVTKSVDFSGYDDPRKDLIVFLELAREFGFKVILRPGPMVWGQIPYAGLPRTLFGDIKVFARDAKGSEIVLPDAYGVKGGYLPSYLHNNFQFHLRNYFKAFIETTKNYVHPRGPVFMVELDYETSFGRMLNPDSADYNQDVVAEYYPEFLRERYQDIKKLNALYREKHDDFDTVEPPRKFDDLDMKTYPKALDWFRFREFMLNEYLRVLEDTFASYTVEPLLFRSLYFKPGDLLPAFNLVPEDRSPFLGANIFPEGSYFDLANKARFLRAEYGFAFATSFSSGAAAADPKREEEIAPIGSNVRRFYMAAGIAAGLKGMNHYMFVDRDYWYCAPLRRDGTVTEAYDVVKNFNEGIETVEFDDLAPASSIAIIGQRLLYWMRETGSKKEFEYLPRLLNDTTTGFCRDLTRLRLDYGIRENRDYGTMKQYRTIFVPSCEVMAERDQEAIVELAKAGVTIIMCGLMPRYDEEFHECQILAKHFRIHTTLDHRVASISHKGGEFVASTYGTIRTTDDRVRKLAKSDGKVVGVCSTRFKGNLYFLTFDMASGGDHNKLAFVASIMEAAGNKASVYCSDPSVNITVQIGPKKGLLIVVAPPPGELSDGLEASHKDVIIQVDLRQAGFSAATVKLTNILQSAETVVPIKTTAKELKTGLVLPIQFPDGMVFRLEKA
- a CDS encoding UvrD-helicase domain-containing protein; translation: MNRLLDDLNDRQREAVTTTDGPLLVIAGAGSGKTRVLTRRLAYILTQRLAEPHQVMAVTFTNKAAGEMKERVTRLMGAGIERMNVSTFHSFCVRILRREAERIGYKSSFTIFDQDDSLSLLKKCVKELGFSENQFPVKGQLRKISDAKNKLTSAEEYMRSASGYFQTRTAELYLLYQSRLRQCEAMDFDDLLFNTVWLLQSDPTLARRYKQRFMYLMVDEYQDTNHIQYLLLKYLLDEHQNLCVVGDEDQSIYGWRGADIRNILEFEQDFPGAKIIKLEQNYRSTQVILDAASSVIKNNSMRKGKTLWTDYHGGEKLELLRVDKAEDEAIAVIDRVTTSRARYDLKDMVVLYRTNAQSRAFEEELRRRNIPYQIVGGVSFYQRKEIKDLVAYLKLIANPSDDVAFERIINYPRRGIGQKTIDQINQLARSQSKSYYEIARTHRSDGELSSKSNRLSSFVELVEKYRAVKDTTPIDILTQDLVSEIGLITHLLSEDAVLGPSRVENIEAFIEGAVTFARANGEAHLDNYLAEISLYTDVDSYNEIEDKLTLMTIHSAKGLEYATVFLVGLEEGLFPLQRTLTEPAELEEERRLFYVGATRARHKLFLSSAASRFRFGEVISAPSRFIDEIPKDLIDVYDLRSYRPATVNGGVPLSTNGFTRTAAPRTGVHYEYEGDEVMRPGRLVEHPTFGRGKIVKSEGFGDSLRLEIMFSGLGAKKIMAKYARLKVVG
- the ggt gene encoding gamma-glutamyltransferase, which gives rise to MKRSLHTATHIAVAVMYLAATLLIWACDGVSVTHYYTRGMVVTVSPPASEIGRHVIEGGGNAFDAAVAVGFALAVTYPQAGNIGGGGFATIRHGASGEIAVLDFRETAPAGATREMFLDSTGEVVEGRSTRGALAAGVPGTVAGLYALWEKYGTMKWSDLVGAAARLADTGFTVDSILATDFVRHRDRLSVFATTRQLYLPNGVTPSAGGRWQQPELAHSLYAIAEEGPAAFYTGVIADSIVSCMSQYGGLISYSDLERYRPVWREPLHYRFDSLDIYSVPPPSSGGVIVGQILKLLEPFEFSKFSPNSPDYIHLFCEASRLAFADRSEHLGDPAFFDVPASLLDSAYLDVRRALISRDHASASEDIGAGNPRKYESGQTTHYSICDSEGNMVAVTTTINESFGSGLVVVGGGFLLNNEMDDFAIKPGYANVYGLVGNEANAVAPGKRMLSSMSPTLVMRNDRPFLILGSPGGSKIITTVAQAIINFTRFNLPLKETVRRPRFHHQWLPDEVYLEQGGYDVATIQRLIRYGHQVREGSPYGDLKAIYIGPTGMMTGVSDWRCGGLAAGCKEPIVK